One part of the Glycine soja cultivar W05 chromosome 11, ASM419377v2, whole genome shotgun sequence genome encodes these proteins:
- the LOC114376199 gene encoding WAT1-related protein At3g30340-like, protein MRSTCDEWKPFIVMIAIDFSFAAVNILLKKVLEEGMNHLVFITYRLSIATIFIAPICYFRERNDRPRLTFRILCYLFCSAIVGASVTQYFFLMGIQYTSATFSCAFINMVPVVTFMMALPFGLETVKIKCKSGRAKILGSLVCIGGALMLTLYKGKPLFNFSHYESVSPVANSSAVNLASTRTKGKWTIGVIALVLGTIFWSSWFILQSKISKRYPCQYSSTAIMSFFGAIQSAVICFFTDHNLSIWVLKGKIQIIAILYAGMIGSGLCFVGMSWCVKKRGPVFTAAFSPLVQIMAAMIDIPVLHEQLHLGSVMGSILVIIGLYILLWGKSMEMQNRVVKLVQEAEETKEQEPQPQIQQLTVYVHAESCDSQCH, encoded by the exons ATGAGGAGTACTTGTGATGAATGGAAACCTTTTATAGTAATGATAgcaattgatttttcttttgcgGCAGTGAATATTCTTCTCAAGAAAGTCCTTGAAGAGGGAATGAACCATTTGGTTTTTATCACATACCGGCTGTCAATTGCTACCATTTTCATAGCCCCAATCTGCTACTTTAGGGAAAG AAACGACAGACCAAGGCTCACATTTCGAATTTTATGTTACCTATTCTGCAGTGCCATTGTTGG GGCATCAGTGACTCAATACTTTTTCCTTATGGGGATCCAATATACTTCTGCTACCTTTTCTTGTGCTTTCATCAACATGGTGCCTGTGGTCACATTCATGATGGCATTACCATTTGG GTTAGAGACCGTGAAAATCAAATGCAAAAGTGGGAGAGCTAAGATTCTTGGTTCATTGGTGTGCATAGGCGGCGCATTGATGTTGACACTTTACAAAGGCAAGCCACTGTTTAATTTTTCTCACTATGAATCTGTATCTCCTGTGGCCAACAGTTCTGCAGTGAATCTAGCTTCTACAAGGACAAAGGGAAAATGGACTATTGGTGTAATAGCGTTGGTTTTGGGAACCATCTTTTGGTCTTCTTGGTTTATTTTACAGTCAAAAATAAGCAAGAGATATCCATGCCAGTATTCTAGCACAGCCATCATGTCCTTCTTTGGGGCCATTCAATCAGCTGTTATTTGCTTCTTCACTGACCACAACTTGTCCATTTGGGTTCTCAAGGGAAAGATACAAATCATTGCTATTCTATATGCT GGGATGATTGGTTCGGGTTTGTGTTTTGTGGGCATGTCATGGTGTGTGAAGAAGAGAGGTCCTGTCTTTACTGCAGCATTCAGTCCTCTTGTTCAGATAATGGCAGCAATGATTGATATCCCTGTCTTGCATGAGCAGCTCCATCTTGGAAG TGTGATGGGGTCTATCTTGGTGATTATTGGATTGTACATTCTTCTATGGGGTAAGAGCATGGAAATGCAGAATCGTGTGGTCAAGTTAGTCCAAGAAGCTGAAGAAACCAAGGAGCAAGAACCGCAACCGCAAATACAACAGTTGACAGTGTATGTTCACGCAGAATCGTGTGATTCGCAGTGCCACTAA